The Pongo pygmaeus isolate AG05252 chromosome 11, NHGRI_mPonPyg2-v2.0_pri, whole genome shotgun sequence genome includes a region encoding these proteins:
- the INSIG2 gene encoding insulin-induced gene 2 protein isoform X1 has product MAEGETKSPGPKKCGPYISSVTSQSVNLMIRGVVLFFIGVFLALVLNLLQIQRNVTLFPPDVIASIFSSAWWVPPCCGTASAVIGLLYPCIDRHLGEPHKFKREWSSVMRCVAVFVGINHASAKVDFDNNIQLSLTLAALSIGLWWTFDRSRSGFGLGVGIAFLATVVTQLLVYNGVYQYTSPDFLYVRSWLPCIFFAGGITMGNIGRQLAMYECKVIAEKSHQE; this is encoded by the exons atggcagaaggagagacaAAGTCACCTGGGCCCAAAAAGTGTGGCCCATATATTTCATCTGTCACTAGCCAGAGTGTGAACTTGATGATTCGAGGAGTAGTGCTATTTTTTATTGGAGTATTTCTTGCATTAGTGTTAAATTTACTTCAGATTCAGAGAAATGTGACGCTCTTTCCACCTGATGTGATTGCAAGCATCTTTTCTTCTGCATGGTGGGTACCCCCATGCTGTGGCACGGCTTCAG CTGTGATTGGGTTATTATACCCCTGCATTGACAGACATCTAGGAGAACCACATAAATTTAAAAGAGAGTGGTCCAGTGTAATGCGGTGTGTAGCAGTCTTTGTTGGTATAAATCATGCCAGTGCT AAAGTGGATTTTGATAACAACATACAGTTGTCTCTCACACTGGCTGCACTATCCATTGGACTGTGGTGGACTTTTGATAGATCTAGAAGTGGTTTTGGCCTTGGAGTAGGAATCGCCTTCTTGGCAACCGTGGTCACTCAATTGCTAGTGTATAATGGTGTTTATCA ATATACATCTCCAGATTTCCTCTATGTTCGTTCTTGGTTACCATGTATATTTTTTGCTGGAGGCATAACAATGGGAAACATTGGTCGACAACTGGCAATG TACGAATGTAAAGTTATCGCAGAAAAATCTCATCAGGAATGA
- the INSIG2 gene encoding insulin-induced gene 2 protein isoform X2, with the protein MAEGETKSPGPKKCGPYISSVTSQSVNLMIRGVVLFFIGVFLALVLNLLQIQRNVTLFPPDVIASIFSSAWWVPPCCGTASAVIGLLYPCIDRHLGEPHKFKREWSSVMRCVAVFVGINHASAKVDFDNNIQLSLTLAALSIGLWWTFDRSRSGFGLGVGIAFLATVVTQLLVYNGVYHTNVKLSQKNLIRNEEGKKYLLYRKTR; encoded by the exons atggcagaaggagagacaAAGTCACCTGGGCCCAAAAAGTGTGGCCCATATATTTCATCTGTCACTAGCCAGAGTGTGAACTTGATGATTCGAGGAGTAGTGCTATTTTTTATTGGAGTATTTCTTGCATTAGTGTTAAATTTACTTCAGATTCAGAGAAATGTGACGCTCTTTCCACCTGATGTGATTGCAAGCATCTTTTCTTCTGCATGGTGGGTACCCCCATGCTGTGGCACGGCTTCAG CTGTGATTGGGTTATTATACCCCTGCATTGACAGACATCTAGGAGAACCACATAAATTTAAAAGAGAGTGGTCCAGTGTAATGCGGTGTGTAGCAGTCTTTGTTGGTATAAATCATGCCAGTGCT AAAGTGGATTTTGATAACAACATACAGTTGTCTCTCACACTGGCTGCACTATCCATTGGACTGTGGTGGACTTTTGATAGATCTAGAAGTGGTTTTGGCCTTGGAGTAGGAATCGCCTTCTTGGCAACCGTGGTCACTCAATTGCTAGTGTATAATGGTGTTTATCA TACGAATGTAAAGTTATCGCAGAAAAATCTCATCAGGAATGAAGAAGGCAAAAAATATCTTTTGTACAGAAAAACAAGATGA